From Fusobacterium sp., a single genomic window includes:
- a CDS encoding cell filamentation protein Fic — translation MEDKYNLTREQNIFLAQKILAETVYNAIKLEGLNTTYVQTEKILNGINDEKVALDDVRTILNLKSAWKYILNNLDKEIDINFVCNVNKRVSADESLDWGVIRYGNVGVRLIDGSSYDPEVPDIEKVTKELEKINKIENTTEKALTYYLWGARSQLFWDGNKRTSNIVANAILIKSGKGILSVDEKDLEEFNLKLSKFYKTNNMKEMKDFLYNKSIKGMTINKELEKKNKNPWAKSKENEKNKGNER, via the coding sequence ATGGAAGATAAATATAATTTAACAAGAGAACAGAATATATTTCTTGCCCAAAAAATACTTGCAGAAACAGTATATAATGCAATTAAATTAGAAGGATTAAATACTACATATGTTCAAACAGAAAAAATTCTTAATGGTATTAATGATGAAAAAGTAGCTTTAGATGATGTCAGAACAATTTTAAATCTTAAATCAGCTTGGAAGTATATACTTAATAATTTAGATAAAGAAATAGATATAAATTTTGTTTGTAATGTAAATAAAAGAGTATCAGCAGATGAAAGTCTAGACTGGGGAGTAATAAGATATGGAAATGTAGGAGTAAGGCTAATAGATGGAAGCAGTTATGATCCTGAAGTTCCAGATATAGAAAAAGTAACAAAAGAATTAGAAAAAATTAATAAAATAGAAAATACTACAGAGAAAGCTTTAACTTATTATTTGTGGGGAGCAAGATCACAGTTGTTTTGGGACGGAAATAAAAGAACAAGTAATATAGTAGCAAATGCAATATTAATAAAAAGTGGAAAAGGAATATTATCTGTAGATGAAAAAGATTTAGAAGAATTTAATCTTAAATTATCTAAATTTTATAAGACTAACAATATGAAAGAAATGAAAGATTTTTTATATAATAAAAGTATAAAAGGAATGACAATAAACAAAGAATTAGAAAAAAAAAATAAAAATCCTTGGGCTAAAAGTAAAGAAAATGAAAAAAATAAGGGGAATGAAAGATAA